Proteins from a genomic interval of Clostridium scatologenes:
- a CDS encoding BlaI/MecI/CopY family transcriptional regulator: MKNNSSISNAELEVMKIIWRTPEITANRIIEKLESKSNWKPNTIKTLINRLLKKDIISFRKDGKEYYYHALISENDYINEESKSFLNKIFNGSINSMVLNFVNNKNLSNDEIEELKKILTKSSNNSSKK; the protein is encoded by the coding sequence ATGAAAAACAATTCTAGTATTTCCAATGCAGAATTAGAAGTAATGAAAATTATATGGAGAACACCTGAAATAACAGCAAATAGAATTATAGAAAAACTTGAAAGCAAAAGTAACTGGAAACCTAATACCATAAAAACACTAATAAATAGACTACTAAAAAAAGATATTATTAGTTTTCGTAAAGATGGAAAGGAATATTATTATCATGCTTTGATTTCTGAAAATGATTATATAAATGAAGAGAGCAAATCTTTTCTAAATAAAATTTTCAATGGTTCTATTAATTCTATGGTATTAAATTTTGTTAATAATAAAAATTTATCCAATGATGAGATTGAAGAATTAAAGAAAATCTTAACCAAGTCAAGTAATAATTCTTCAAAAAAATAA
- a CDS encoding M56 family metallopeptidase, which yields MLNLMETIFFMSINGSILVILILLTKIILKDKLNVKFHYFIWFLLIIKLTIPYELQSNLSIFNISNTLIEKQRIINTPLKTICKNDINYKDIDNGESIKNSNNKFNYKSILLFIWIFGILCSITFTLHGTKKIKIIKKLSDTNYISNFNEVLNNCMKTMNIKKNFTLMYTDYAISPCLEGIIHPIILVSRKTAESISSQELKYIIMHELCHFKRLDIVINWIIIILNTIYWFNPIIRYGFYKMKQDCEISCDSDVLKYLNDAENIHYGNTIIKILEINTNYNTLVGTTSMIKDKSEIKKRITMILKYKKVSLKSIILGILAITIIGSVGLTKAYNLKTEDNLNSIPVNEVNSAAAFDKNLWNTTFELWDGKDFYKISTNKKSYSINVTSDTKFGTVNIKIYNDKKVLFEKCNPKNETINIPEEDTENVKIETTGKLTKGSYTIRVDNGQKIKPIVMKDA from the coding sequence ATGCTAAATTTAATGGAAACAATTTTTTTCATGTCCATAAATGGAAGCATACTTGTAATATTAATACTTTTAACAAAAATAATTTTAAAGGATAAATTAAATGTTAAATTTCATTACTTTATATGGTTTCTTTTAATAATAAAACTTACTATACCATATGAATTACAAAGCAACTTAAGCATATTTAATATATCTAATACCTTAATTGAAAAACAAAGAATTATAAATACTCCACTAAAAACAATATGCAAAAATGATATTAATTATAAAGATATAGACAATGGCGAAAGTATAAAAAATTCCAATAATAAATTTAATTATAAAAGCATATTACTTTTCATATGGATATTTGGAATACTGTGTTCAATTACTTTTACTCTTCATGGCACTAAGAAAATTAAAATTATTAAAAAGCTTTCAGATACTAATTATATTTCAAATTTTAATGAAGTATTAAATAACTGCATGAAAACTATGAATATAAAAAAGAATTTTACTTTAATGTACACTGATTATGCAATCAGCCCTTGCTTAGAAGGAATAATTCACCCTATAATTTTAGTATCTAGAAAAACAGCAGAAAGCATTTCCAGTCAGGAACTCAAATATATTATAATGCATGAACTTTGCCACTTTAAGAGATTGGATATAGTAATTAATTGGATTATCATAATTCTAAATACTATATATTGGTTTAACCCAATAATAAGATATGGTTTTTACAAAATGAAACAAGATTGTGAAATTTCCTGTGATTCAGATGTTCTTAAATACTTAAATGATGCAGAAAATATACACTATGGCAATACAATCATAAAAATATTGGAAATAAATACTAACTACAATACACTGGTTGGAACAACTTCAATGATTAAAGATAAATCAGAAATAAAAAAAAGAATTACCATGATATTAAAATATAAAAAAGTTTCTTTAAAAAGCATTATTTTAGGCATTTTAGCAATTACCATTATAGGATCTGTAGGGTTGACAAAAGCTTATAATTTAAAAACAGAAGATAACTTAAATTCAATACCTGTAAATGAAGTGAATTCTGCTGCAGCCTTTGATAAAAATTTATGGAATACTACCTTTGAATTATGGGATGGAAAGGATTTTTACAAAATAAGTACAAATAAAAAATCTTATAGTATAAATGTAACTTCAGATACTAAATTTGGAACAGTAAATATAAAAATTTATAATGATAAAAAAGTATTATTTGAAAAATGCAATCCCAAAAATGAAACTATAAATATTCCTGAAGAAGATACTGAAAATGTAAAAATTGAAACTACAGGAAAGCTTACTAAGGGAAGCTACACAATCCGCGTAGATAATGGACAAAAAATCAAACCAATTGTTATGAAAGATGCCTAA
- a CDS encoding leucine-rich repeat domain-containing protein yields MKLKRILKNSMLRAISVFIIIGSFNVTNTISKAKENTIPSIQAFVGSNHIVSFKDKSLEYAVRYKINKPMGNILESDLVNVKNLNLKYKTVEHLDDLQYFTNLESIYLNGSYVNDLSPLKNLKKLHHLSLTLNYPIKNYNMAVLGDLTNLESLDLSHGKINDLPFLSNMT; encoded by the coding sequence ATGAAATTAAAAAGAATTTTAAAAAATAGCATGTTACGAGCTATTTCAGTATTTATTATTATCGGAAGCTTTAATGTAACAAATACTATTTCAAAAGCAAAGGAAAATACAATTCCAAGCATACAAGCTTTTGTAGGAAGCAACCATATAGTTTCATTTAAGGACAAATCTCTAGAATATGCTGTAAGATATAAAATAAATAAACCTATGGGCAATATATTAGAAAGTGATTTAGTCAATGTAAAAAACTTAAATTTAAAATATAAAACTGTAGAACATTTAGATGATCTACAATATTTTACAAACCTTGAAAGTATTTATTTAAATGGAAGCTATGTTAATGATCTATCTCCACTAAAAAATTTAAAAAAACTTCATCATTTAAGCTTAACCTTAAACTATCCAATTAAAAATTATAATATGGCTGTACTAGGTGATTTAACAAACCTTGAAAGTCTAGATTTGTCACATGGTAAAATAAATGATTTACCTTTTTTAAGTAATATGACCTAG
- a CDS encoding MEDS domain-containing protein, producing MEILRESGIKGLGEISCGTHMCMFYLSRDDFSDILVNYIKDGLENNELCIWVYSGIDKNIIIKILKKSINNIEQYIMKRQLLLIPYIDWYINDGNFRRKKVTNRWLKYIEFAKTKGFVGVKAIGDIGWIDKNLWFNFSDCETHLNNIIDNFPFTIICLYNLWKCTSFQIADVIRNHKYTLIKNEAEWSVLKISELELKENNKMLEEALEYNKIRTEFFSNISHELKTPLTIILSALQLLNEKSSTHLNEKINENTEKKYIDIIKQNSYRLLRLVNNIIDLTKIDSNFFDIQLKNLNIVEVVENIVLSVAEYIKSNGIKITFDTNVEEKIMAIDIDQFERIILNLISNAIKFAKSEGNIWVSLYDRQDHVIISVKDDGKGIPKDKLPIIFERFYQIDKSLSRECEGSGVGLSIVKSLVEKHSGKITVNSTLGVGSEFTMKFPIRIVPEKMPISSSTLLNENQNCMEKVNIEFSDIYSI from the coding sequence TTGGAAATACTAAGAGAATCAGGAATTAAGGGTCTTGGAGAAATATCATGTGGTACGCATATGTGTATGTTCTATTTATCAAGAGATGATTTCTCAGATATACTAGTAAATTATATTAAAGATGGACTTGAAAATAACGAACTATGTATTTGGGTTTATAGTGGCATCGATAAAAATATAATTATAAAAATATTGAAAAAATCCATTAATAATATAGAACAATATATTATGAAACGTCAGTTATTATTAATACCTTATATTGATTGGTATATTAACGATGGTAATTTTCGTAGAAAAAAAGTTACAAATAGATGGCTTAAATATATAGAATTTGCTAAAACTAAAGGTTTTGTAGGTGTAAAAGCTATTGGTGATATCGGTTGGATTGATAAAAATTTATGGTTCAACTTTTCTGATTGTGAAACCCATCTCAACAATATTATTGACAATTTTCCTTTTACAATTATATGCCTATATAATCTATGGAAATGCACTTCTTTTCAAATTGCTGATGTTATTCGTAATCATAAATACACTTTAATAAAAAACGAAGCTGAATGGTCTGTGCTGAAAATTTCTGAATTAGAACTAAAAGAAAATAATAAAATGCTAGAAGAAGCACTAGAGTACAATAAAATAAGAACTGAATTTTTTTCAAATATTTCACATGAATTAAAAACACCTTTAACTATAATTTTATCGGCATTACAACTATTAAACGAAAAAAGTTCTACACATTTAAATGAAAAAATTAATGAAAATACTGAAAAAAAATATATTGATATAATTAAACAAAACAGCTATAGATTATTACGATTAGTAAATAATATAATTGATTTAACTAAAATTGATTCAAATTTTTTTGATATTCAATTAAAAAATTTAAATATTGTAGAAGTAGTTGAAAATATTGTATTATCAGTAGCAGAATATATAAAATCTAATGGTATAAAGATAACCTTTGATACTAATGTGGAAGAAAAGATAATGGCTATTGATATAGATCAGTTTGAAAGGATAATATTAAATCTGATTTCAAACGCAATAAAATTTGCAAAATCTGAAGGCAATATATGGGTCAGCTTATATGATAGACAAGATCATGTAATTATCTCAGTGAAAGATGATGGAAAGGGAATACCCAAAGACAAACTTCCAATTATATTTGAACGCTTTTACCAAATTGATAAATCGTTATCAAGAGAATGTGAAGGAAGTGGTGTAGGACTATCCATAGTAAAATCATTAGTTGAAAAACATAGTGGTAAAATAACTGTCAACAGCACTCTTGGTGTAGGAAGTGAATTTACCATGAAATTTCCTATAAGAATAGTACCTGAAAAAATGCCAATTTCTAGTTCTACTCTATTAAATGAAAATCAAAATTGCATGGAAAAAGTCAACATTGAATTTTCTGATATTTACAGTATTTAA
- a CDS encoding methyl-accepting chemotaxis protein encodes MFKNFKMLYKISILSVILLSFCFIISFTGYYFNEKSNKNISNIHNENIKAINIMDDMRIQSRTVQYDLLNLIQNNGNKQNQKAFLDEIDSKFKGIKNDLAEYKTLNLSQSERDSLNKLEKQLPKYTEVCTKIKDMSSSGNVKSEDIYAYFSANNTSVLDSFRSGANTLVKYHMKKVDDTYNQTQIAYTQSLRISIIILIIAIILGALLTVSIVKPIVFSLSTATNYLGILAKGDFTKDIPSKLLISKDEFGTMLQAIDKMKVSIREALISVINESSNIKSMINNADNSLLKLNMDIQDVSATTEQLSAGMEETSASTQEINATSHEIKNTIEDVTCKAKETALKSKEISSRANLVKSTALSSQQNANEVYSSTNKNLKNAIEKSKSVEQIKVLSDTILQITSETNLLALNAAIEAARAGEAGKGFAVVSDEIRKLAESSASTVNEIQNITEIVLTSVKNLAESSNEILEFIDKQVHNDYISMVQTGETYNKDAESVFNLSNDFSIAIEQIQNLMLSMTESLNGITLASNEGAEGTTNIASKTSSVVEMTNYVVEQVHNIKDSADNLEKSALMFKV; translated from the coding sequence ATGTTTAAAAATTTTAAAATGCTATATAAAATTTCAATATTATCTGTTATTTTATTATCATTTTGTTTTATTATCAGCTTTACAGGATATTACTTTAACGAAAAATCAAATAAGAACATATCTAACATTCACAATGAAAATATTAAAGCTATAAATATAATGGACGATATGAGAATACAGTCCCGAACTGTACAATATGATTTACTTAATTTAATTCAAAACAATGGAAATAAGCAAAACCAAAAAGCTTTCTTAGACGAAATAGATTCAAAATTTAAAGGAATAAAAAATGATCTTGCTGAATATAAAACCCTTAATTTAAGCCAATCAGAAAGAGATTCCTTAAACAAACTAGAAAAACAGTTACCAAAATACACCGAAGTATGTACAAAAATAAAAGATATGTCTTCTTCTGGAAATGTAAAATCTGAAGATATATATGCTTACTTTTCTGCTAATAACACAAGTGTTTTAGACAGCTTTCGTTCTGGAGCAAATACCCTAGTTAAATACCATATGAAAAAAGTCGATGACACATATAACCAAACTCAAATAGCTTATACTCAATCACTAAGGATATCTATAATTATTTTAATTATTGCCATAATTCTTGGTGCTTTACTTACAGTTTCAATAGTAAAACCTATTGTATTTTCATTAAGTACAGCAACAAACTATCTAGGAATACTCGCCAAAGGAGATTTTACCAAAGACATACCCTCTAAACTATTAATTAGTAAAGATGAATTTGGTACAATGCTACAGGCTATAGATAAAATGAAAGTTTCTATTAGAGAAGCTTTAATATCTGTAATTAATGAGTCTTCTAATATTAAGTCCATGATAAACAATGCTGATAATAGTTTATTAAAACTAAATATGGATATACAAGATGTATCTGCAACAACAGAACAGCTTTCAGCTGGTATGGAAGAAACTTCTGCATCCACACAAGAGATCAATGCTACATCACATGAAATAAAAAATACCATAGAGGATGTTACTTGCAAGGCTAAAGAAACTGCTTTAAAATCAAAGGAAATAAGTAGTAGAGCAAATTTAGTAAAGTCAACTGCACTATCATCTCAACAAAATGCAAATGAAGTATATTCTTCAACTAATAAAAATTTAAAAAATGCAATAGAAAAATCAAAATCAGTTGAACAAATTAAAGTACTGTCTGATACTATATTACAAATAACATCTGAAACTAATCTTCTTGCTCTAAATGCAGCTATAGAAGCTGCTAGAGCTGGTGAAGCTGGCAAAGGCTTTGCAGTAGTATCAGATGAAATCAGGAAATTAGCAGAGAGCTCTGCTAGCACTGTAAATGAAATACAAAACATAACAGAAATAGTATTAACCTCTGTAAAAAATCTAGCAGAAAGCTCCAATGAAATATTAGAATTTATTGATAAGCAAGTACATAATGACTATATCTCAATGGTTCAAACTGGAGAAACATATAATAAAGATGCTGAAAGTGTATTCAATTTATCAAATGATTTTAGCATAGCAATTGAACAAATTCAAAATCTCATGTTAAGCATGACAGAATCATTAAATGGAATAACTTTGGCTTCAAATGAAGGTGCTGAAGGTACCACAAATATAGCTTCTAAAACATCTAGTGTAGTAGAAATGACAAATTATGTAGTTGAACAAGTACATAACATAAAAGATAGTGCCGATAATCTTGAAAAATCTGCATTAATGTTTAAAGTATGA
- the oxlT gene encoding oxalate/formate MFS antiporter has protein sequence MANVDDIKAKALETYGPILGNRWFQLVVAFVSMVMIANLQYAWTLFTIPLTKTIGVSLAVIQCAFTIFIVMQTFSQPIAGYLLDRLGPRFVFLLSGILVGFGWSMMGQIHSVAGLYFFYAIAGAGAGGIYGGSVSTAVRWFPDKRGLCSGLVVAGYGMGSMAFVPILAKMLANGNVSVPFMRTGILQGIVLIIAALVLRYPVGTKSPSKKDKKEAIANLDPSQIGFKPSEMLRTPHFWLTWTMFFGINVGGLIVTANTTSFGKKMGIAAAYITLAVTMNSFANGVSRFFWGWISDRIGRYKTMVIGFGLNAIFLFLLPILGSKSNILYVVCLAFVMFTFGEAFSLFPSVNADMFGTTYSTSNYGFLNSAKGTASLLGGGLGVLLANSFGWNIVFSFAAALSLYASVMSLILPRIPKPVKKQNTIDNFKPTIPQ, from the coding sequence ATGGCTAATGTTGATGACATTAAAGCTAAGGCTCTTGAGACGTATGGACCCATTCTTGGTAATCGCTGGTTTCAACTAGTTGTTGCTTTTGTATCTATGGTGATGATTGCAAACCTCCAGTATGCTTGGACCTTGTTTACCATTCCATTAACTAAAACTATAGGAGTGTCTTTGGCAGTTATACAATGTGCTTTTACAATATTTATTGTAATGCAGACTTTTTCTCAGCCAATTGCTGGTTATTTACTTGATAGACTTGGCCCAAGATTTGTATTCCTTTTATCAGGTATATTAGTTGGATTTGGATGGAGCATGATGGGGCAAATACATTCTGTTGCTGGACTTTATTTTTTCTATGCTATAGCAGGAGCTGGAGCAGGAGGGATTTATGGTGGAAGTGTTAGTACAGCAGTTCGTTGGTTTCCTGATAAACGTGGACTTTGTTCTGGATTAGTAGTTGCAGGATATGGAATGGGTTCAATGGCTTTTGTTCCAATACTTGCAAAAATGTTAGCGAATGGCAATGTTTCTGTTCCATTTATGCGTACAGGAATACTTCAAGGTATTGTGCTTATAATTGCAGCATTAGTTTTGCGTTACCCTGTTGGAACAAAATCACCTAGTAAAAAAGACAAGAAAGAGGCTATTGCTAATTTAGATCCTTCACAAATTGGATTTAAGCCTTCAGAAATGTTAAGAACTCCTCATTTTTGGCTTACATGGACAATGTTCTTTGGTATTAATGTTGGTGGACTTATAGTGACAGCTAATACAACATCATTTGGAAAGAAAATGGGAATTGCTGCTGCATATATTACATTAGCTGTAACAATGAACTCTTTTGCTAATGGTGTTAGTAGATTTTTCTGGGGATGGATATCAGATAGAATAGGGCGTTATAAAACTATGGTAATTGGATTTGGGTTAAATGCAATATTTCTATTTTTACTGCCAATATTAGGAAGCAAAAGTAATATTTTGTATGTAGTTTGTTTAGCATTTGTTATGTTCACATTTGGTGAGGCATTTTCATTATTCCCATCGGTGAATGCAGATATGTTTGGAACAACTTATTCTACTTCTAATTATGGTTTTTTAAATAGTGCTAAAGGAACGGCATCTCTTTTAGGCGGAGGATTGGGAGTTTTACTGGCTAATTCTTTCGGGTGGAATATTGTATTTTCTTTTGCAGCGGCACTTTCATTATATGCATCTGTAATGTCACTGATCTTACCACGTATACCAAAACCTGTAAAAAAGCAGAATACTATAGATAATTTCAAACCTACTATCCCTCAATAG
- a CDS encoding oxalate oxidoreductase subunit beta, which translates to MLEEIKSIKQAPVEEYYVPGHRTCAGCGPALQYRLVAKAAGKNTIFIGPTGCMYVANTSYGCGPWAVPWIHAQITNGGGVASGISAAFKAMIRKHKTDAEYPNIIVMAGDGGTADIGIQALSAAFYRGHNIVFICYDNESYANTGIQASPTTPYGAWTTFTPAGPVVPEGKKLMPKDITKVMAHGHPELKYLATASLGYPLDLMNKVRKACNAEGPAFLYIHAPCPKGWSFPAEKTVEVAKLAVDTGMVQLYELVDGQYKLTITPKEYKPVSEYIKCQGRFSHLQPEHIEKLQQFANQRLKEVGVDVTVSQTAK; encoded by the coding sequence GTGTTAGAAGAAATTAAATCTATTAAACAAGCACCAGTAGAAGAATATTATGTTCCTGGTCATCGTACATGTGCAGGGTGTGGTCCTGCTTTGCAGTATAGATTAGTTGCTAAAGCTGCTGGAAAAAATACAATTTTCATAGGACCTACTGGTTGTATGTATGTTGCAAATACAAGTTATGGTTGTGGCCCTTGGGCAGTTCCATGGATACACGCACAAATTACTAATGGTGGTGGAGTTGCATCTGGAATATCAGCAGCTTTTAAAGCTATGATAAGAAAACATAAAACTGATGCAGAATACCCTAATATAATTGTTATGGCTGGAGATGGCGGTACAGCTGATATAGGAATTCAAGCTCTATCTGCAGCTTTCTATAGAGGTCATAATATAGTATTTATTTGCTATGATAATGAATCTTATGCAAATACAGGAATTCAAGCTTCTCCAACTACTCCATATGGTGCATGGACTACATTCACACCAGCTGGACCTGTAGTTCCAGAAGGTAAGAAGCTTATGCCTAAAGATATTACAAAGGTTATGGCACATGGTCATCCAGAATTAAAATATTTAGCTACTGCGTCACTAGGATATCCGCTAGACTTAATGAATAAAGTACGTAAAGCTTGCAATGCTGAAGGACCTGCTTTCTTATATATTCACGCTCCATGTCCAAAAGGTTGGAGTTTCCCAGCTGAAAAGACAGTAGAAGTAGCAAAGTTAGCAGTTGATACTGGTATGGTACAATTATACGAGCTTGTTGATGGCCAGTATAAGCTTACAATTACACCTAAAGAGTATAAACCAGTTAGTGAATACATTAAGTGTCAAGGTAGATTCAGTCATCTACAACCAGAACATATAGAAAAACTTCAACAATTTGCAAATCAAAGATTGAAAGAAGTCGGAGTTGATGTTACTGTATCTCAAACAGCAAAATAA
- a CDS encoding oxalate oxidoreductase subunit alpha has protein sequence MKSNIKRMSGCVATANAIKLANVDVICSYPIRPYTGIMSELSRMVADGELDAEFVLGEGEHGQLSVVYGAAAAGARAFTGSSGVGVTYAMEVYSPISGERLPLQMAIADRTLDPPGDFGSEQTDALCCRDQGWIQGWASTPQEALDMSLMYYRIGEDPRVLLPQYACQDGYFVSHILGEVDVPSQEQVDSFLPPYKNHHVLDTRNPQIIGAQMEPEMGPGTQYQRHLAVEGTYKVIEEVHDEFGRIFGRKYNPWLEEYMTDDAECVIFMQGGHAETAKNVAKHLRNLGEKVGVVRLRTFRPFPTQQVRDVLRKFKVVGVVDNSVNFGISCGSGVLLTEARAALYNNDEKVKTVGFVAGLGGSMITHDEFYKMFNILKEVNKTGKVDKQSYWAPFEL, from the coding sequence ATGAAAAGTAATATAAAGAGAATGTCTGGTTGTGTTGCAACAGCTAATGCAATCAAGTTAGCTAATGTGGATGTTATTTGTTCATATCCAATACGTCCATATACTGGAATTATGTCAGAATTATCAAGAATGGTAGCGGATGGAGAATTAGATGCTGAATTTGTTCTTGGCGAAGGTGAGCATGGACAATTAAGTGTTGTTTACGGTGCTGCAGCTGCAGGAGCTCGTGCTTTTACAGGTAGTTCAGGAGTAGGTGTTACTTACGCAATGGAAGTTTATTCACCAATATCAGGAGAAAGACTGCCATTACAGATGGCCATTGCTGATCGTACATTAGATCCTCCAGGAGATTTCGGTTCTGAACAAACAGATGCTTTATGCTGTCGTGATCAAGGCTGGATACAAGGATGGGCATCCACTCCACAGGAAGCCTTAGATATGAGTCTTATGTACTATCGTATAGGGGAAGATCCTAGAGTTCTTTTACCTCAATATGCTTGCCAAGATGGATATTTTGTATCTCACATACTTGGTGAAGTTGATGTGCCATCACAGGAACAAGTTGATTCGTTCTTACCACCATATAAGAACCATCATGTTTTAGATACAAGAAATCCTCAGATAATTGGAGCACAGATGGAACCTGAAATGGGTCCTGGTACTCAATATCAACGTCATTTAGCTGTAGAAGGTACTTATAAAGTAATTGAAGAAGTTCATGATGAATTTGGACGTATATTTGGACGTAAATATAATCCATGGTTAGAAGAATATATGACTGATGATGCTGAGTGTGTTATCTTTATGCAGGGTGGACATGCTGAAACAGCTAAGAATGTTGCTAAACATTTACGTAATCTTGGAGAAAAAGTTGGTGTAGTTAGGCTACGTACATTCCGTCCATTCCCAACACAGCAAGTAAGAGACGTTTTGAGAAAGTTTAAGGTTGTAGGAGTAGTTGATAACTCAGTAAACTTTGGAATTTCCTGTGGATCAGGTGTTCTATTAACTGAAGCTAGAGCGGCTCTGTACAATAATGATGAAAAAGTTAAAACAGTTGGATTTGTTGCCGGCTTAGGTGGATCAATGATTACTCATGATGAGTTCTATAAGATGTTTAACATATTAAAAGAAGTTAACAAGACAGGTAAAGTTGATAAACAAAGCTATTGGGCACCATTTGAACTATAA
- a CDS encoding 4Fe-4S dicluster-binding protein — protein sequence MAVPYEKIPFAGTVPSPQKENEGMITGNWRTRRPILDADKCVECQTCWISCPDSSVNLMTKDHPINFNLKYCKGCGICAEVCPVGAISLVPELDFED from the coding sequence ATGGCTGTACCATATGAAAAGATTCCTTTTGCAGGAACTGTCCCTTCACCACAAAAAGAAAATGAAGGAATGATTACTGGTAATTGGCGTACAAGAAGACCTATACTAGATGCTGACAAATGTGTAGAGTGTCAAACTTGTTGGATTAGCTGCCCTGATTCAAGTGTTAACCTTATGACAAAGGATCATCCTATTAACTTTAATTTAAAGTATTGTAAAGGCTGTGGTATTTGTGCTGAGGTTTGCCCAGTTGGAGCAATAAGCTTAGTTCCTGAGTTAGATTTTGAAGATTAA
- a CDS encoding oxalate oxidoreductase subunit delta, with amino-acid sequence MNKNLFAEPDLKQITVWGRGVYENKEARDVVVSLTEAAALEGKRVQAWENYVDLPDRIYVPVRAYGKISPNEIESKYVYENEEPDIVVLTEETLVKGVDILDGIRPGAILVINTKRSPEYLFKFIKKNTENLSKIVTIDANKLSKSIITLSGAEGATDASGIGKGMGAALAAAVVKGTGIVKFENLLEIVVNKSAAKKAYNQAVVVDVKSLPKASA; translated from the coding sequence ATGAATAAAAATTTGTTCGCTGAACCAGATTTAAAGCAAATCACAGTTTGGGGAAGAGGAGTGTATGAAAACAAAGAAGCTCGTGACGTAGTTGTTTCTTTAACTGAAGCTGCAGCCTTAGAGGGAAAACGCGTTCAAGCTTGGGAGAATTACGTTGATCTTCCAGATCGTATTTATGTTCCAGTAAGAGCATATGGAAAGATTAGTCCTAATGAGATTGAGTCAAAATATGTTTATGAAAATGAGGAACCAGATATAGTTGTTCTTACAGAGGAAACGCTTGTTAAAGGTGTAGACATATTAGATGGAATTAGGCCTGGAGCTATTTTGGTAATTAATACTAAAAGGTCACCTGAGTATTTATTCAAATTTATAAAGAAAAATACTGAAAATCTTTCAAAAATAGTTACAATAGACGCAAATAAGTTATCGAAGTCTATTATTACTCTTTCAGGAGCAGAAGGTGCTACTGATGCATCCGGTATAGGTAAAGGAATGGGTGCTGCATTGGCTGCTGCTGTTGTTAAAGGTACAGGAATTGTTAAATTTGAAAATTTGTTAGAAATTGTTGTTAATAAGAGTGCTGCAAAGAAAGCTTATAATCAAGCTGTCGTTGTAGATGTAAAGAGCTTACCTAAAGCTTCTGCCTAA